Proteins co-encoded in one Jeotgalibacillus malaysiensis genomic window:
- a CDS encoding cell division protein FtsY, with translation MSFFKKLKEKFTTQDTATDKYKDGLSKTRNSFTSRLNDLVASYRTVDEDFFEELEEIMIQADVGFDTVMELVEELKMEVKRQNIKDTEGIRSVISQKLVEIYYDGEEPDELLNMQEDELTIILFVGVNGVGKTTTIGKLAHQFKSEDKKVVLAAGDTFRAGAIEQLEVWGDRVGVDVIKHSEGSDPAAVMYDAVHSARAKKADVLICDTAGRLQNKVNLMKELEKVKRVIEREIPGAPHEVLLALDATTGQNAMTQAKIFKEATNVSGIVLTKLDGTAKGGIVLAIKKELGIPVKFVGLGEKMDDLQPFNAEKYVYGLFSDLVDKEELIDEEEE, from the coding sequence ATGAGTTTTTTTAAGAAATTAAAAGAAAAATTTACAACGCAGGATACTGCTACAGATAAATATAAGGACGGTTTGTCTAAGACGCGTAACAGCTTTACATCGCGGCTGAATGACCTTGTAGCCAGCTACAGAACAGTGGACGAAGATTTCTTCGAAGAGCTTGAAGAAATCATGATCCAGGCGGATGTCGGTTTTGACACAGTGATGGAGCTTGTTGAAGAGCTGAAAATGGAAGTGAAGCGTCAGAACATTAAAGATACAGAAGGAATCCGCAGCGTGATTTCACAAAAGCTTGTTGAAATTTATTATGACGGTGAAGAGCCTGATGAGCTGCTGAATATGCAGGAAGACGAGCTTACTATTATTTTATTTGTCGGAGTTAACGGTGTCGGGAAAACGACAACGATCGGAAAGCTTGCACATCAGTTCAAGTCAGAAGATAAAAAAGTTGTTCTTGCTGCAGGAGATACATTCCGTGCAGGTGCGATTGAGCAGCTTGAAGTATGGGGAGACCGTGTTGGTGTTGATGTAATCAAGCATAGCGAAGGATCTGACCCTGCTGCTGTCATGTATGATGCCGTTCATTCTGCACGCGCAAAAAAAGCGGACGTATTAATTTGTGACACAGCAGGACGCCTGCAAAACAAAGTCAATCTGATGAAAGAACTTGAAAAGGTCAAGCGCGTCATTGAGCGTGAGATTCCCGGTGCACCTCATGAAGTGCTATTAGCGCTTGATGCAACAACGGGCCAGAATGCTATGACACAGGCAAAGATCTTTAAAGAAGCAACAAATGTATCCGGAATCGTGTTAACCAAGCTTGACGGTACAGCTAAAGGCGGAATCGTCCTGGCGATTAAAAAAGAGCTTGGCATTCCGGTCAAGTTTGTGGGGCTTGGTGAAAAAATGGATGACCTTCAGCCGTTTAACGCCGAAAAATACGTATATGGACTTTTCTCAGATCTTGTAGATAAAGAAGAACTGATTGATGAAGAGGAAGAGTGA
- a CDS encoding signal recognition particle protein Srp54, producing MAFEGLAERLQGSIQKIRGKGKVSEADVKEMMREVRLALLEADVNFKVVKSFVKQVSERAVGQEVMQSLTPGQQVIKVVKEELTELMGGEQSQIAVAKKPPTVIMMVGLQGAGKTTTAGKLASLLRKKHNRKPLLVAADIYRPAAIKQLETIGKQLSLPVFSMGDQVSPVEIARAGIEKAKEEHHDYVLIDTAGRLHVDEELMDELKQIKELSTPDEIFLVVDSMTGQDAVTVAQNFDDALGVTGVVLTKLDGDTRGGAALSIRSVTGKPIKFAGMGEKMDALEPFHPERMASRILGMGDMLSLIEKAQTNVDEDKAKEMEQKLRTASFTLDDFLEQLGQVKQMGPLDELLKMIPGANKMKGLDNIDVDGKQLGHVEAIIQSMTAKEKEQPEIINASRRKRIARGSGRPIQEINRLLKQFEEMKKMMKQMTNAQGKGKKRGGFNFPFMQ from the coding sequence ATGGCATTTGAAGGATTAGCCGAACGTCTGCAGGGTTCCATCCAGAAGATCCGCGGAAAAGGCAAGGTTAGCGAAGCTGATGTAAAAGAAATGATGCGCGAGGTACGTCTTGCGCTGTTAGAAGCTGACGTTAACTTTAAAGTAGTAAAAAGCTTCGTCAAGCAGGTCAGTGAGCGCGCTGTCGGCCAGGAAGTCATGCAGAGTCTGACACCGGGCCAGCAGGTTATAAAAGTGGTTAAAGAAGAGCTGACAGAACTGATGGGCGGAGAACAGAGTCAGATCGCTGTCGCAAAAAAGCCGCCGACTGTCATCATGATGGTTGGTCTGCAGGGTGCCGGTAAAACGACGACTGCAGGTAAGCTTGCGAGCCTGCTGCGTAAAAAGCATAACCGGAAGCCGCTTTTAGTCGCAGCGGACATTTACCGTCCTGCAGCAATTAAGCAGCTTGAAACGATCGGAAAGCAGCTCAGTCTGCCTGTTTTTTCTATGGGAGACCAGGTAAGTCCTGTTGAGATTGCAAGAGCCGGCATTGAAAAAGCAAAAGAGGAACATCATGATTATGTGCTGATCGATACAGCAGGTCGTCTTCATGTGGATGAAGAGCTGATGGATGAGCTGAAGCAGATAAAAGAACTGTCTACGCCTGATGAAATCTTCCTTGTTGTTGATTCAATGACGGGTCAGGATGCTGTAACGGTCGCGCAGAACTTTGACGATGCGCTGGGCGTTACAGGTGTCGTTTTAACAAAGCTTGATGGCGATACGCGAGGCGGGGCGGCCCTTTCTATCCGTTCAGTTACAGGTAAGCCGATTAAGTTTGCCGGTATGGGTGAGAAAATGGATGCGCTTGAACCGTTCCATCCTGAAAGAATGGCATCGAGAATTCTCGGTATGGGAGATATGCTATCCCTGATTGAAAAAGCTCAGACAAATGTGGATGAAGATAAAGCGAAGGAAATGGAACAAAAGCTTCGTACAGCATCATTTACATTAGATGATTTTCTAGAGCAGCTCGGTCAGGTGAAGCAGATGGGTCCACTTGATGAATTGCTCAAAATGATCCCAGGCGCCAACAAGATGAAGGGGCTTGATAACATCGATGTAGATGGTAAACAGCTCGGACATGTTGAGGCAATTATTCAGTCTATGACGGCAAAAGAAAAAGAGCAGCCTGAAATTATTAATGCAAGCAGAAGAAAAAGAATCGCGCGGGGAAGCGGCAGACCGATCCAGGAAATTAATCGTCTGTTGAAGCAGTTTGAAGAAATGAAAAAAATGATGAAGCAGATGACTAATGCCCAGGGTAAGGGTAAAAAACGTGGCGGATTCAACTTCCCATTCATGCAATAA
- a CDS encoding 30S ribosomal protein S16, which produces MAVKIRLKRMGANKSPFYRIVVADSRSPRDGRFIETVGTYNPVANPAVVDINEEAVLKWMGNGAKPSDTVRNLLSNEGIMEKFHNSKSGK; this is translated from the coding sequence ATGGCAGTAAAAATTCGTTTAAAGCGTATGGGAGCTAACAAGTCTCCTTTCTATCGTATTGTAGTAGCAGATTCTCGTTCACCACGTGATGGACGTTTCATCGAAACAGTAGGAACTTACAACCCGGTTGCAAACCCTGCTGTTGTAGATATTAATGAAGAAGCGGTCCTTAAGTGGATGGGCAATGGCGCTAAGCCATCTGACACAGTACGTAACCTTCTTTCTAACGAAGGCATTATGGAGAAATTCCATAACTCTAAGAGCGGTAAATAA
- a CDS encoding 16S rRNA-processing protein RimM gives MEWFDVGKIVNTHGIKGEVRVISSTDFPEERYQKGSTLYLFQSGKEPLELTVSGYRRHKNFDLLTFEGYDNVNLVEAFRDAQLKVSADQQNELDEDEYYYHEIIGCEVFSEEGKRIGLITEILSPGANDVWVIKPESGKDVLIPYIESVVKDVNVADKKVIIHAMEGLL, from the coding sequence ATGGAATGGTTTGACGTGGGCAAAATCGTAAACACCCATGGTATCAAAGGTGAAGTCAGAGTAATTTCAAGTACTGATTTCCCTGAAGAAAGATATCAAAAAGGCAGTACGCTTTATCTGTTTCAATCAGGTAAAGAACCGCTTGAACTGACCGTTTCCGGCTACAGAAGACATAAAAACTTTGATCTGCTGACGTTTGAAGGCTATGACAATGTTAACCTTGTAGAGGCATTCAGAGACGCTCAGCTTAAGGTATCAGCCGATCAGCAGAACGAGCTTGATGAAGATGAGTATTATTACCATGAAATTATTGGCTGTGAGGTATTCTCTGAAGAAGGTAAGCGTATCGGTCTCATCACCGAGATTCTCTCACCTGGCGCTAACGATGTATGGGTGATCAAGCCTGAGAGCGGTAAAGATGTACTCATTCCATATATTGAATCAGTCGTAAAAGATGTGAATGTAGCGGACAAAAAGGTTATTATTCATGCAATGGAAGGTCTGCTGTAA
- a CDS encoding tRNA (guanine-N1)-methyltransferase, with translation MKIDILSLFPAMFEGVFGESILKKAGEKGAVTFNVTDFRQFSNNKHNSVDDYPYGGGAGMVLKPEPIFRAVHHLTEHTASKPRIILMCPQGERFTQKKAEELSKEEHLIFICGHYEGYDERIREHLITDEISIGDFVLTGGELGAMVVTDSVVRLLPEVLGNDESAVKDSFSSGMLEHPHYTRPAAYEGMMVPDILLSGNHAKIEEWRMKESLRRTYMRRPDLLDQIELSDQQRNWLKEFKNNIE, from the coding sequence ATGAAAATTGATATTCTATCCTTATTCCCGGCGATGTTTGAGGGAGTTTTTGGGGAATCAATTTTGAAAAAAGCAGGAGAAAAAGGTGCAGTCACTTTTAATGTTACTGATTTTCGCCAGTTTTCGAACAATAAGCATAACTCAGTTGATGATTATCCTTACGGAGGCGGAGCCGGCATGGTTCTCAAACCTGAACCGATTTTCCGAGCTGTTCATCACCTGACTGAGCACACAGCTTCTAAACCCCGCATTATTCTAATGTGTCCTCAGGGTGAGAGGTTTACTCAGAAAAAAGCAGAAGAGCTTTCAAAAGAGGAGCACCTGATTTTTATTTGCGGTCACTATGAAGGCTATGATGAACGGATCAGAGAACATCTCATCACAGATGAAATTTCAATTGGAGACTTTGTACTGACTGGCGGAGAACTTGGGGCGATGGTTGTGACTGACAGTGTTGTCAGGCTGCTTCCTGAGGTGCTTGGGAATGATGAGTCCGCGGTGAAGGATTCATTTTCAAGCGGTATGTTAGAACATCCCCATTATACAAGACCGGCAGCATATGAAGGAATGATGGTTCCGGATATTCTTTTATCTGGCAATCATGCAAAAATTGAAGAGTGGAGAATGAAAGAATCTCTCCGCAGAACCTATATGAGACGACCTGATTTGCTTGATCAAATTGAACTGAGCGATCAGCAGCGCAATTGGCTGAAAGAATTTAAAAATAACATTGAATAG
- a CDS encoding 50S ribosomal protein L19: MMHNLIQEITKEQLRSDLPTFKPGDTVKVHVKVVEGTRERIQVFEGVVIKRRGGGVSETFTVRKISYGVGVERTFPVNTPKIAKLEVVRRGKVRRAKLYYLRNLRGKAARIKEIR; this comes from the coding sequence ATGATGCATAACCTAATTCAGGAAATTACTAAAGAACAGCTTCGTTCTGATCTTCCTACATTCAAGCCTGGTGATACTGTAAAAGTACACGTTAAGGTTGTTGAGGGAACTCGTGAACGTATTCAGGTGTTTGAAGGTGTTGTAATTAAGCGCCGCGGTGGTGGTGTAAGTGAAACTTTCACAGTACGTAAGATTTCTTACGGCGTTGGAGTTGAACGTACATTCCCTGTAAACACACCTAAAATTGCGAAACTTGAAGTTGTGCGTCGCGGTAAAGTTCGTCGTGCGAAACTTTACTACCTGCGTAACCTACGCGGTAAAGCGGCTAGAATTAAAGAAATTCGTTAA
- a CDS encoding signal peptidase I produces the protein MEIRNEWWEWAKTLLAAVIIAGVIRLFFFSPVVVDGSSMVPTLQDGDRMIVNKFQYKVTAPERFDIVVFHVSDKEDYIKRVIGLPGESVAFTDDQLYIDGEPVIEEFRGTDTFTEDFNLYDLTGYEEVPEGHLFVMGDNRQYSKDSRHIGPVPIEEVVGETPLIYWPFEDITVFNKE, from the coding sequence ATGGAGATTAGAAATGAATGGTGGGAGTGGGCAAAAACGCTGCTTGCGGCAGTTATTATTGCAGGTGTAATCCGATTATTTTTCTTTTCACCGGTTGTCGTTGACGGCAGTTCGATGGTGCCGACACTTCAGGATGGTGACCGGATGATTGTAAATAAATTTCAGTATAAAGTAACGGCACCGGAGCGTTTTGATATTGTTGTTTTTCACGTTTCAGATAAAGAGGACTATATAAAAAGAGTGATCGGCCTTCCAGGTGAATCGGTCGCATTTACAGATGACCAATTATACATAGACGGTGAACCGGTGATTGAAGAATTTCGCGGAACTGATACATTTACCGAGGATTTTAACCTGTATGATTTAACTGGCTATGAAGAGGTTCCTGAAGGGCATCTTTTTGTGATGGGGGATAATCGTCAGTATAGTAAAGACAGCCGTCATATAGGTCCGGTACCGATTGAAGAGGTTGTCGGTGAAACCCCTTTGATCTACTGGCCATTTGAAGATATAACAGTGTTTAATAAGGAGTGA